Proteins co-encoded in one Medicago truncatula cultivar Jemalong A17 chromosome 8, MtrunA17r5.0-ANR, whole genome shotgun sequence genomic window:
- the LOC11422002 gene encoding uncharacterized protein, with protein MENNVPIITKRVWSMIRVALFMLRKGISKGKLMMDLNMMVKRRGKLAGKAITNLMFHHHHGGSTSSRRNDTRLSTTREYEFSCSNTPNYKFALNNKRHNFFTCAHAPLTKEDDIVTVNAVKAVLESMVNNNEVIVEASPALPGFGRTPKARQLRVTDSPFPLHDTDADAEVDKAADAFIRRFYSQLRKQD; from the coding sequence ATGGAAAATAACGTACCAATAATTACTAAGAGAGTATGGAGTATGATACGTGTGGCCTTGTTCATGTTAAGAAAAGGCATATCAAAGGGAAAACTAATGATGGACCTCAACATGATGGTTAAACGCCGCGGCAAGCTCGCCGGAAAAGCCATCACCAACCTCATGTTTCATCACCACCATGGTGGCTCCACCTCAAGCCGCCGTAATGACACACGCCTCTCTACCACAAGGGAGTATGAGTTCAGCTGCAGCAACACACCCAACTACAAATTTGCCCTAAACAACAAGCGTCATAACTTCTTCACGTGTGCTCACGCGCCTCTCACAAAAGAAGACGACATTGTAACCGTTAATGCGGTTAAAGCTGTGTTGGAGAGCATGGTAAACAATAATGAAGTAATTGTCGAAGCTTCCCCGGCACTTCCCGGATTTGGAAGGACTCCTAAGGCGCGGCAGTTGAGGGTGACCGACTCACCTTTTCCGCTACACGACACTGACGCCGACGCCGAGGTGGACAAGGCTGCCGATGCATTCATAAGGAGGTTCTACTCGCAGTTGAGGAAACAAGATTGA
- the LOC11425513 gene encoding uncharacterized protein, which produces MENNVPIITKRVWSMIRVALFMLRKGISKGKLMMDLNMMVKRRSKLAGKAITNLMFHHHHGGSTSSRRNDTRLSTTREYEFSCSNTPNYKFALNNKRHNFFTCAHAPLTKEDDIVTVNAVKAVLESMVNNNEVIVEASPALPGFGRTPKARQLRVTDSPFPLHDTDADAEVDKAADAFIRRFYSQLRKQD; this is translated from the coding sequence ATGGAAAACAACGTACCAATAATAACCAAGAGAGTATGGAGTATGATACGTGTGGCTTTGTTCATGTTAAGAAAAGGTATATCAAAGGGAAAACTAATGATGGACCTCAACATGATGGTCAAACGCCGTAGCAAGCTTGCCGGAAAAGCCATCACCAACCTCATGTTTCATCACCACCATGGTGGCTCCACCTCAAGCCGCCGTAATGACACACGCCTCTCTACCACAAGGGAGTATGAGTTCAGCTGCAGCAACACACCCAACTACAAATTTGCCCTAAACAACAAGCGTCATAACTTCTTCACGTGTGCTCACGCGCCTCTCACAAAAGAAGACGACATTGTAACCGTTAATGCGGTTAAAGCTGTGTTGGAGAGCATGGTAAACAATAATGAAGTAATTGTCGAAGCTTCCCCGGCACTTCCCGGATTTGGAAGGACTCCTAAGGCGCGGCAGTTGAGGGTGACCGACTCACCTTTTCCGCTACACGACACTGACGCCGACGCCGAGGTGGACAAGGCTGCCGATGCATTCATAAGGAGGTTCTACTCGCAGTTGAGGAAACAAGATTGA
- the LOC11420694 gene encoding uncharacterized protein gives MENNVPIITKRVWSMIRVALFMLRKGISKGKLMMDLNMMVKHRGKLAGKAITNLMFHHHHGGSTSSRRNDTRLSTTREYEFSCSNTPKYKFSFNNKRHRNNHFFTCAHAPLTQDDDIVTVNAVKAVLEKMVNNNEVIGEASPVLPGSRRTPMTRQLMVNDLDTDTDAEVDKAAEAFIKRFYLQLK, from the coding sequence ATGGAAAACAACGTACCAATAATAACCAAGAGAGTATGGAGTATGATACGTGTGGCTTTGTTCATGTTAAGAAAAGGCATATCAAAGGGAAAACTAATGATGGACCTCAACATGATGGTTAAACACCGCGGCAAGCTCGCCGGAAAAGCCATCACCAACCTCATGTTTCATCACCACCACGGTGGCTCCACCTCAAGCCGTCGTAACGACACACGCCTCTCTACCACAAGGGAGTATGAGTTCAGCTGTAGCAACACCCCTAAATACAAATTTTCATTTAACAACAAACGCCACCGCAACAACCACTTCTTCACGTGTGCTCACGCGCCTCTCACACAAGACGATGACATTGTTACCGTTAATGCGGTTAAGGCTGTGTTAGAGAAAATGGTAAACAATAATGAGGTGATAGGTGAGGCTTCCCCGGTGCTCCCCGGTTCTCGACGAACTCCTATGACCAGGCAGTTGATGGTTAATGACCTTGACACCGATACGGATGCCGAGGTAGACAAGGCTGCCGAAGCATTTATAAAGAGGTTTTACTTGCAGTTGAAGTAA